The genomic region CAGCAAAGGCCTTCGTGGACTGGTGTCTCTCAAAGAGAGGCCAGGAGGTCCAGATGGCAAACACCGCCAAGGTCGGAACCAGGCCTGACGCCGAGGTCCCGGAGTATCTCAAGGGACTTAAGGACGCCAAGGTAGTGGTGGTCGACCCGGTCAAAGCAGGAGAGATGAGAAGTGAGATCCTGGACAGATGGCAGAAAGAGTTCGGGGATAAAGCGGAGCAGTAGGTCAGGACTAGGGGCATCCATGGATGCCCCTTTTTTCCTGTACATGGCCCTGGCTTTAGGGGTTTTCGTCTTCATACTGTGGCCCACTTTAGTCATGCTAAAAGAGAGCGTCTATATAGACGGGTCGCTGAGCCTGGGGCACTACCGATCCCTGCTGCTGGAAAACAGGACGCTGCTAAAAAATAGCCTTTTTGTGGGTTTTTGGACCACCCTATTCGCCCTGATAATAGGGCTCTCCTGCGCCCTCTACGTGACCCACACCGACCTTTGGGGAAAGAAAGCGATCCTCGCAGTGCTGCTTATGACCCTAATATCTCCCCCCTTCGTGTCCTCCCTATCCTACATAATGCTCTTCGGACGACGAGGGCTTATAACCTGGAAGCTACTGGGGATCCGGTGGAATCCCTACGGTCCAGGGGGGATCATAGCTATGGAGGCGGTTGGATTTGCGTCTATAGCGGCCTTTCTCATAATGGCGGTATTGAGGGGGATAGACAGAAGCCTGGAGAGGGCCTCACTGGACCTAGGGGGGAACCGAGGGGACACCCTGATCGGAGTAACCCTCCCCCTCGCCTGGCCTGGAATAATGACCGCTGGGCTGATAGTGTTCATAAGGTCCCTTTCGGACTTCGGCACACCTATGTTCATAGGGGGAAACTTCAACGTCCTGGCCACCCAGGCCTATATGACCGCGGTGGGATCCTACGATCTGCCAAAGGCGGCGGCGATCTCCACGGTGCTACTCATACCGGCTCTGGCGGTCTTTATTGTATACCGCAGGGTCATGGGCAAAAACGCCTCCCTATTCTCCTCCAAAACCGCCAGCGACGAAGGAGCGGCACTTCCTGGGGGAGTTCAGGCCATAATATTCACTGTAGTATGGGCCTTCGTGGCCTTGGAGGTCGCCAAGTACGGCGCTATCCTGGTCGGGGCGTTCGTGAAGACCTGGGGGGTTAACTTCACCTTTACGCTTAAACACATGGAGGCCCTAGAGGCCGCAAAAATGGGAAGCCTGTTGAGGAGCCTTAAATACGCATCCATAGCGGCCTTTTCGGCGGCCTTTATGGGAATCCTTCTTGCGAGGTTCCTGGGACGGGCAAAAGGCCTCTTAGCCAGGACCTTGGACTTCACCGCCGATCTTCCCTTTATACTGCCGGGACCCTTTTTCGGCATAGCCTACCTGCTAGCCTTCAACTGGATGCCCGAACCTCTGCTGGCTACGGGGTTCCTGTTGGTGACCAACTGCGTCTATCGCCAGCTGTCCATAGGGATAAAAAGCGGTGTATCGGTCCTGGGACAGATAAACCCCGAGCTGGAGGACGCGGTGAGGGACCAGGGAGGAAGCTGGCTATCGGTACTGAAGGACGTGGTAGCCCCTAAGATGGTCCCGGCCTTTCTTGTCAGCTTCGTAAACACCTTCACCTTCACCATGACCACCATAGGGGGAATCATCTTTCTCATTACCCCCTACACGAAGGTGCTTACCGCCGAGATGTTCGACGCGATCCAAACCGGCGACATAGGGGCCAGTTCCGCCATGGCCTCGGTGATAATCGGGGTGACTATGGTCGTAAACGTGGTTTTCTCCTGGACCTTGCTGAAGAAGGGAAAGGCCCGTGGATCGGAGGGAAGTGAGTTAAATGTATCTTGAATTAAGGGGGCTCAACAAGAGCTTCCAGGGCTCCAGGGCGGTCAA from Dethiosulfovibrio salsuginis harbors:
- a CDS encoding ABC transporter permease, whose amino-acid sequence is MRSWTDGRKSSGIKRSSRSGLGASMDAPFFLYMALALGVFVFILWPTLVMLKESVYIDGSLSLGHYRSLLLENRTLLKNSLFVGFWTTLFALIIGLSCALYVTHTDLWGKKAILAVLLMTLISPPFVSSLSYIMLFGRRGLITWKLLGIRWNPYGPGGIIAMEAVGFASIAAFLIMAVLRGIDRSLERASLDLGGNRGDTLIGVTLPLAWPGIMTAGLIVFIRSLSDFGTPMFIGGNFNVLATQAYMTAVGSYDLPKAAAISTVLLIPALAVFIVYRRVMGKNASLFSSKTASDEGAALPGGVQAIIFTVVWAFVALEVAKYGAILVGAFVKTWGVNFTFTLKHMEALEAAKMGSLLRSLKYASIAAFSAAFMGILLARFLGRAKGLLARTLDFTADLPFILPGPFFGIAYLLAFNWMPEPLLATGFLLVTNCVYRQLSIGIKSGVSVLGQINPELEDAVRDQGGSWLSVLKDVVAPKMVPAFLVSFVNTFTFTMTTIGGIIFLITPYTKVLTAEMFDAIQTGDIGASSAMASVIIGVTMVVNVVFSWTLLKKGKARGSEGSELNVS